The following are from one region of the Syngnathus acus chromosome 10, fSynAcu1.2, whole genome shotgun sequence genome:
- the LOC119129041 gene encoding Kv channel-interacting protein 1 isoform X2, giving the protein MGAVVGTLTMQQTKTRRPSRDKADDDLEMTMVCHRPEGLDQLEAQSNFSKRELQVLYRGFKNECPSGIVSEETFKQIYSQFFPHGDASTYAHYLFNAFDTAQSGTIKFEDFVTALSILLRGTITEKLQWTFNLYDINRDGYINKEEMTDIVRAIYDMMGKYTYPALKTDAHKQHVDAFFQKMDKNRDGVVTIEEFIYSCQEDENIMRSLQLFENVI; this is encoded by the exons ATGGGGGCTGTGGTGGGCACGCTGACCATGCAGCAGACCAAGACGAGGAGGCCATCCAGAG ATAAAGCTGATGACGACCTGGAAATGACCATGGTGTGCCATCGACCAGAGGGCCTTGATCAGCTTGAGGCTCAGTCCAACTTCAGTAAAAGAGAACTCCAAGTGCTGTACAGGGGGTTCAAGAAT GAGTGCCCGAGTGGAATTGTCAGTGAGGAAACCTTCAAGCAAATATACTCCCAATTTTTCCCGCATGGAG ATGCCAGCACCTACGCACACTACCTGTTTAATGCCTTTGACACGGCACAATCGGGCACCATCAAGTTTGAG GATTTTGTAACAGCTCTGTCCATCCTGCTGAGGGGCACCATTACAGAGAAGCTCCAGTGGACTTTCAACCTCTATGACATCAACCGAGATGGATACATTAACAAAGAG GAGATGACAGACATTGTCAGAGCCATTTATGACATGATGGGCAAGTACACATACCCTGCCTTGAAAACAGATGCACACAAGCAGCATGTGGATGCCTTCTTTCAG AAAATGGATAAGAACCGAGACGGTGTGGTCACCATTGAGGAATTCATCTATTCTTGTCAAGAG GACGAAAACATCATGAGGTCTCTTCAActctttgaaaatgtcatctaG
- the LOC119129041 gene encoding Kv channel-interacting protein 1 isoform X1, translated as MSGCAKRCKRAVVKFVLSLHKLLTGTLIKDKADDDLEMTMVCHRPEGLDQLEAQSNFSKRELQVLYRGFKNECPSGIVSEETFKQIYSQFFPHGDASTYAHYLFNAFDTAQSGTIKFEDFVTALSILLRGTITEKLQWTFNLYDINRDGYINKEEMTDIVRAIYDMMGKYTYPALKTDAHKQHVDAFFQKMDKNRDGVVTIEEFIYSCQEDENIMRSLQLFENVI; from the exons ATGTCTGGGTGTGCCAAGCGCTGCAAACGGGCTGTTGTCAAGTTTGTTTTGTCCCTTCACAAACTGCTCACGGGGACACTCATTAAAG ATAAAGCTGATGACGACCTGGAAATGACCATGGTGTGCCATCGACCAGAGGGCCTTGATCAGCTTGAGGCTCAGTCCAACTTCAGTAAAAGAGAACTCCAAGTGCTGTACAGGGGGTTCAAGAAT GAGTGCCCGAGTGGAATTGTCAGTGAGGAAACCTTCAAGCAAATATACTCCCAATTTTTCCCGCATGGAG ATGCCAGCACCTACGCACACTACCTGTTTAATGCCTTTGACACGGCACAATCGGGCACCATCAAGTTTGAG GATTTTGTAACAGCTCTGTCCATCCTGCTGAGGGGCACCATTACAGAGAAGCTCCAGTGGACTTTCAACCTCTATGACATCAACCGAGATGGATACATTAACAAAGAG GAGATGACAGACATTGTCAGAGCCATTTATGACATGATGGGCAAGTACACATACCCTGCCTTGAAAACAGATGCACACAAGCAGCATGTGGATGCCTTCTTTCAG AAAATGGATAAGAACCGAGACGGTGTGGTCACCATTGAGGAATTCATCTATTCTTGTCAAGAG GACGAAAACATCATGAGGTCTCTTCAActctttgaaaatgtcatctaG
- the LOC119129041 gene encoding Kv channel-interacting protein 1 isoform X4, giving the protein MTMVCHRPEGLDQLEAQSNFSKRELQVLYRGFKNECPSGIVSEETFKQIYSQFFPHGDASTYAHYLFNAFDTAQSGTIKFEDFVTALSILLRGTITEKLQWTFNLYDINRDGYINKEEMTDIVRAIYDMMGKYTYPALKTDAHKQHVDAFFQKMDKNRDGVVTIEEFIYSCQEDENIMRSLQLFENVI; this is encoded by the exons ATGACCATGGTGTGCCATCGACCAGAGGGCCTTGATCAGCTTGAGGCTCAGTCCAACTTCAGTAAAAGAGAACTCCAAGTGCTGTACAGGGGGTTCAAGAAT GAGTGCCCGAGTGGAATTGTCAGTGAGGAAACCTTCAAGCAAATATACTCCCAATTTTTCCCGCATGGAG ATGCCAGCACCTACGCACACTACCTGTTTAATGCCTTTGACACGGCACAATCGGGCACCATCAAGTTTGAG GATTTTGTAACAGCTCTGTCCATCCTGCTGAGGGGCACCATTACAGAGAAGCTCCAGTGGACTTTCAACCTCTATGACATCAACCGAGATGGATACATTAACAAAGAG GAGATGACAGACATTGTCAGAGCCATTTATGACATGATGGGCAAGTACACATACCCTGCCTTGAAAACAGATGCACACAAGCAGCATGTGGATGCCTTCTTTCAG AAAATGGATAAGAACCGAGACGGTGTGGTCACCATTGAGGAATTCATCTATTCTTGTCAAGAG GACGAAAACATCATGAGGTCTCTTCAActctttgaaaatgtcatctaG
- the LOC119129041 gene encoding Kv channel-interacting protein 1 isoform X3 yields the protein MGLVMGTFSMQSKQVSYHRDKADDDLEMTMVCHRPEGLDQLEAQSNFSKRELQVLYRGFKNECPSGIVSEETFKQIYSQFFPHGDASTYAHYLFNAFDTAQSGTIKFEDFVTALSILLRGTITEKLQWTFNLYDINRDGYINKEEMTDIVRAIYDMMGKYTYPALKTDAHKQHVDAFFQKMDKNRDGVVTIEEFIYSCQEDENIMRSLQLFENVI from the exons ATGGGTCTTGTGATGGGGACCTTCTCCATGCAGTCCAAGCAAGTCAGCTACCACAGAG ATAAAGCTGATGACGACCTGGAAATGACCATGGTGTGCCATCGACCAGAGGGCCTTGATCAGCTTGAGGCTCAGTCCAACTTCAGTAAAAGAGAACTCCAAGTGCTGTACAGGGGGTTCAAGAAT GAGTGCCCGAGTGGAATTGTCAGTGAGGAAACCTTCAAGCAAATATACTCCCAATTTTTCCCGCATGGAG ATGCCAGCACCTACGCACACTACCTGTTTAATGCCTTTGACACGGCACAATCGGGCACCATCAAGTTTGAG GATTTTGTAACAGCTCTGTCCATCCTGCTGAGGGGCACCATTACAGAGAAGCTCCAGTGGACTTTCAACCTCTATGACATCAACCGAGATGGATACATTAACAAAGAG GAGATGACAGACATTGTCAGAGCCATTTATGACATGATGGGCAAGTACACATACCCTGCCTTGAAAACAGATGCACACAAGCAGCATGTGGATGCCTTCTTTCAG AAAATGGATAAGAACCGAGACGGTGTGGTCACCATTGAGGAATTCATCTATTCTTGTCAAGAG GACGAAAACATCATGAGGTCTCTTCAActctttgaaaatgtcatctaG